In one window of Nodosilinea sp. PGN35 DNA:
- the rplS gene encoding 50S ribosomal protein L19 → MNAEEIIRSIEAEQLKTDLPTIYVGDTIRVGVRIQEGGKERIQPYEGTVIAMRNGGINRSVTVRKIFQGVGVERVFLLHAPKVASVAVLRRGKARRAKLYYLRDRVGKATRLKQRFDRPIN, encoded by the coding sequence ATGAACGCAGAGGAAATCATCCGCTCAATTGAGGCGGAGCAGCTAAAGACCGACCTGCCCACCATCTACGTCGGCGACACTATCCGTGTTGGCGTGCGAATTCAGGAAGGTGGAAAAGAGCGGATCCAGCCCTACGAGGGCACCGTCATCGCCATGCGCAATGGCGGCATCAATCGCTCCGTCACGGTGCGAAAGATTTTTCAGGGGGTCGGCGTTGAGCGGGTATTTCTGCTCCACGCGCCCAAGGTGGCTAGCGTTGCCGTGCTGCGCCGGGGTAAGGCTCGTCGGGCCAAGCTTTACTACCTGCGCGATCGCGTTGGTAAGGCCACCCGTCTGAAGCAGCGTTTTGATCGCCCAATCAACTAG
- a CDS encoding FAD-containing oxidoreductase: MSQSFDALIIGAGQAGPPLAGRLTAAGQTVALIERHLLGGTCVNTGCTPTKTLVASAYAAHLARRAADYGVVIPGAIEVDIQRVKARARAVVANSRAGVEGWLGSLAGLSVIHGQARFEGPNTVRVGDELFTAPQIFINVGGRARVPDMPGLRQVDYLTNTSLLALDVLPRHLVVVGGSYIGLEFAQIYRRFGAEVTVVEKGPRLVSREDEDVSAAIQDILAAEGIQIRTNAECIAFTPHEEGVVVQVNCTEGAPEVLGSHVLLAVGRQPNTDDLGLDRAGVATDTHGYITVDDQLRTTVPGIWALGDCNGRGAFTHTAYNDFEIVAANLLDGADRRVSDRILGYALYIDPPLGRVGLTEAEARALGRPLLVGTRPMTRVGRAIEKGETQGFIKIVADAETQRILGAAILGTGGDEAIHGLIDTMNADQPYTTLQWAMPIHPTVSELIPTVVGAMELV, encoded by the coding sequence GTGAGCCAATCCTTTGACGCGCTGATTATTGGAGCGGGCCAGGCCGGGCCACCCCTGGCCGGACGACTGACCGCCGCAGGCCAGACCGTGGCGCTGATCGAGCGCCACTTGTTGGGCGGCACCTGTGTCAACACCGGCTGCACGCCGACTAAGACCCTGGTGGCTAGCGCCTATGCCGCCCATCTGGCCCGCCGGGCCGCTGACTATGGCGTGGTCATCCCCGGTGCGATCGAGGTTGACATACAGCGGGTTAAAGCCCGGGCGCGGGCTGTTGTGGCCAACTCCCGCGCCGGGGTTGAGGGCTGGCTGGGAAGCCTGGCGGGCCTGAGCGTCATCCACGGTCAGGCCCGCTTTGAGGGGCCAAACACCGTGCGGGTGGGCGACGAGCTGTTCACTGCGCCGCAGATTTTTATCAATGTCGGAGGCCGGGCGCGGGTGCCCGATATGCCCGGTCTGAGACAGGTCGATTACCTGACCAATACCTCCCTGCTGGCGCTAGACGTCCTGCCGCGCCACCTGGTGGTGGTGGGCGGCAGCTACATCGGCCTAGAGTTTGCCCAAATCTACCGCCGCTTTGGGGCAGAGGTCACGGTAGTTGAAAAGGGGCCGCGCCTCGTCTCCCGCGAAGACGAGGATGTGTCTGCCGCCATTCAAGACATTCTGGCAGCCGAGGGCATTCAGATTCGCACCAATGCCGAATGCATTGCCTTTACCCCCCACGAGGAGGGCGTGGTGGTGCAGGTCAACTGCACCGAGGGCGCGCCGGAGGTGCTGGGCAGCCATGTGCTGCTGGCGGTGGGTCGGCAGCCCAACACCGACGATCTGGGCCTCGATCGCGCCGGGGTAGCCACCGATACCCACGGCTACATCACAGTCGATGACCAGCTCCGCACCACGGTGCCGGGCATTTGGGCCTTGGGCGACTGTAACGGTCGAGGGGCATTTACCCACACCGCCTACAACGATTTTGAGATTGTTGCGGCCAATTTGCTAGACGGTGCCGATCGGCGGGTGAGCGATCGCATCCTTGGTTACGCCCTCTATATCGATCCACCCCTGGGGCGCGTGGGCCTGACCGAAGCCGAGGCCCGAGCCCTGGGCCGCCCCCTGCTGGTGGGCACCAGACCGATGACCAGGGTGGGCCGCGCCATTGAAAAGGGTGAGACCCAGGGCTTCATCAAAATTGTGGCCGACGCCGAAACCCAGCGCATTCTTGGGGCGGCCATCCTGGGGACGGGCGGCGACGAGGCCATCCACGGCCTGATCGATACAATGAATGCCGATCAGCCCTACACCACCCTGCAGTGGGCCATGCCGATCCACCCGACGGTGTCCGAACTCATTCCCACCGTCGTGGGTGCCATGGAGCTGGTTTAG
- the nusG gene encoding transcription termination/antitermination protein NusG, translating into MAVTEDDFNYDDTPLDEPLEHDPEAEGAPVSEDGNEGESARYYQRKARWYAVQVASGCEKRVKVNLEQRIGTLDVVNRIFQVEIPQTPAVKLRKDGSRQNIDEKVFPGYVLVRMYMDDEAWSVVKNTPHVINFVGAEQRRAYGRGRGHVKPMPLGMGEVKRIFKRTEEQKPVIKVDMAPGDKITVLSGPFKDFEGEVVEVSPERSKLKALLSIFGRDTPVELEFNQVEKES; encoded by the coding sequence ATGGCGGTAACCGAAGACGACTTTAACTACGACGACACTCCCCTCGACGAGCCTTTGGAGCATGATCCTGAGGCAGAGGGTGCCCCGGTGTCCGAAGACGGCAACGAGGGTGAATCGGCTCGCTACTACCAGCGCAAGGCCCGGTGGTATGCCGTACAGGTGGCCTCGGGCTGCGAAAAGCGGGTCAAGGTCAACCTCGAGCAGCGCATCGGCACCCTAGACGTGGTCAACCGCATTTTTCAAGTCGAGATTCCCCAGACCCCAGCGGTAAAGCTCCGTAAGGACGGCAGCCGTCAAAACATTGACGAGAAGGTTTTTCCGGGCTACGTTCTGGTGCGCATGTACATGGATGACGAGGCCTGGTCGGTGGTCAAAAATACCCCCCACGTCATCAACTTCGTCGGGGCTGAGCAGCGTCGGGCCTACGGTCGCGGCCGTGGCCACGTCAAACCCATGCCCCTGGGCATGGGTGAGGTCAAGCGCATTTTCAAGCGCACCGAAGAACAAAAGCCGGTGATCAAAGTCGATATGGCCCCTGGAGACAAAATCACCGTGCTCTCGGGGCCCTTCAAAGACTTCGAGGGTGAGGTGGTGGAAGTCAGTCCCGAGCGCAGCAAGCTCAAGGCTCTGCTGTCCATCTTTGGGCGCGATACCCCCGTCGAGCTGGAATTTAACCAAGTGGAAAAAGAGAGTTAA
- the rplJ gene encoding 50S ribosomal protein L10, whose product MGRTLANKKELVAEIQALLDDAQLAFVIDYKGLTVAEISDLRNRLRPKGAECKIAKNTLMRIAVDGNDNWQPITEFLKDSSAFVLVKEDFGGAIKEYQAFQKDTKKTTLRGGVMEGQALTEDQIKAITDLPTKEQLMARLAVAIKAMPTRVAVGVNAVPTKLAVGVKEVPASLARALKAVSEKDAA is encoded by the coding sequence ATGGGGAGAACCCTAGCGAATAAGAAAGAGCTGGTGGCCGAAATTCAGGCCCTGCTAGACGATGCCCAGCTAGCCTTTGTGATTGACTACAAAGGTCTAACGGTGGCCGAAATTAGCGACCTGCGCAACCGGCTGCGCCCCAAGGGGGCCGAGTGCAAGATCGCCAAGAACACGCTGATGCGGATCGCCGTTGACGGCAACGACAACTGGCAGCCCATCACCGAGTTTCTCAAAGATTCTTCAGCCTTTGTGCTGGTTAAAGAAGACTTTGGCGGGGCCATCAAAGAGTACCAGGCGTTCCAAAAAGACACCAAAAAAACCACCCTCCGGGGCGGTGTCATGGAAGGTCAGGCGCTGACCGAAGACCAGATTAAGGCGATCACCGACCTGCCCACCAAGGAGCAGCTCATGGCTCGTCTGGCCGTGGCCATCAAGGCAATGCCAACTCGGGTAGCGGTGGGCGTCAACGCCGTACCGACCAAACTGGCCGTCGGCGTCAAAGAGGTGCCCGCATCTCTGGCCCGTGCCCTCAAGGCAGTCTCCGAAAAAGATGCGGCCTAG
- a CDS encoding DUF3747 domain-containing protein, with product MSMLKAAALTAATLGVLGGAGQAIAPNSASVQPTVRQTDTRLAQTFDTVAINAANFLVVAVPGSVAQPYRLYIVEQVQASPPCWSIVNPGGEPTQVNALWNSFDFTGICRLQRDSNGYAVRLNGQDVAGARFEVNQRNGDLLLQFAPSTVSRDRITIGRANGISPTGFTQIDLNPGWSLTKRTFNGQIVSSHLVYFTNDLTLAQLQGSETGGGTPPVVTPPVTPPALAFNDIRGNRYAAEITRAAGLGVISGFPEDGTFRPTAPLTREQAVSVIMETARVVLPSSVIAELPQAVFSAPFSDVAANRWSAVKIQQARQLGIVTGDAGTGRFRPADNVSRAELMAMANKLALVRADAGAGDTTSTSPVPGRDQATGGIIPNISNPPAFTDISGHWAEATIRQMAAFCAIATPLNETGTSFAPNTNALRDYTAAVAVRAIDCPAARPQ from the coding sequence ATGTCAATGTTAAAAGCGGCTGCGCTGACCGCAGCCACGCTTGGGGTACTGGGTGGGGCGGGGCAGGCTATTGCCCCTAACTCCGCGTCGGTGCAGCCCACGGTGCGTCAGACGGACACACGACTGGCCCAGACCTTCGATACGGTGGCCATCAATGCGGCCAACTTTTTAGTGGTGGCGGTACCCGGCAGCGTGGCCCAGCCCTACCGTCTCTATATTGTTGAGCAAGTTCAGGCCAGCCCGCCCTGCTGGAGCATTGTCAACCCCGGTGGCGAGCCCACCCAGGTCAATGCCCTGTGGAACTCCTTCGACTTTACCGGCATCTGTCGGCTCCAGCGCGACAGCAATGGCTACGCAGTGCGCCTCAACGGACAGGACGTAGCCGGGGCAAGATTTGAGGTTAACCAGCGCAACGGCGATCTGCTGCTCCAGTTTGCGCCCAGCACGGTTTCGCGCGATCGCATCACCATTGGCCGGGCCAACGGTATTAGCCCCACGGGCTTTACGCAAATCGACCTCAACCCCGGCTGGTCGCTCACCAAGCGCACCTTCAACGGGCAGATCGTCAGCTCGCACCTGGTGTACTTCACCAACGATCTCACCCTGGCTCAGCTCCAGGGCAGTGAGACCGGCGGTGGTACGCCACCCGTGGTAACGCCCCCGGTAACACCGCCCGCCCTGGCCTTCAACGACATTCGCGGCAACCGCTATGCCGCTGAAATCACCCGCGCCGCTGGCCTCGGCGTCATCTCGGGCTTCCCCGAAGACGGCACCTTTAGGCCCACCGCTCCCCTCACCCGCGAGCAGGCGGTCTCGGTGATTATGGAAACCGCTCGGGTGGTTTTGCCGTCCTCCGTGATCGCTGAGCTTCCCCAGGCGGTCTTTAGCGCCCCCTTCTCCGATGTCGCCGCCAATCGCTGGAGCGCGGTCAAAATTCAGCAGGCCAGGCAGCTGGGTATTGTCACCGGCGACGCTGGCACCGGTCGGTTCCGCCCCGCCGACAACGTCTCCCGAGCTGAGCTGATGGCCATGGCCAACAAACTGGCGCTGGTGCGGGCCGATGCGGGCGCAGGCGATACCACCAGCACCAGCCCGGTGCCCGGACGCGATCAGGCCACCGGGGGGATTATTCCCAACATCAGCAATCCGCCCGCCTTTACCGACATCAGCGGTCACTGGGCCGAAGCTACGATCCGGCAGATGGCGGCTTTCTGCGCGATCGCTACCCCCCTCAACGAAACCGGCACTAGCTTTGCGCCCAACACCAACGCCCTGCGGGACTACACCGCCGCCGTTGCCGTGCGGGCCATTGACTGCCCGGCCGCCCGGCCTCAGTAG
- a CDS encoding DUF4126 domain-containing protein — MIYVLALVIGIIAGLRALTAPAAMSWAAYLGYLDLDGSWLAFMGDRLTPWIFSLLALAELVSDQLPATPSRKVPVQFGARLLSGALAGASLGGGAGGALGVGLVAGVIGAVIGTLGGAAVRTRLATALGRDLPAALIEDAVAIGGAILVVGLLP; from the coding sequence ATGATCTATGTTTTGGCCCTGGTTATTGGCATCATTGCCGGACTGCGCGCCCTGACCGCCCCGGCTGCAATGAGCTGGGCGGCCTACCTGGGCTACCTGGATCTCGACGGTAGCTGGCTGGCGTTTATGGGCGATCGCCTCACGCCCTGGATTTTCTCGCTGCTGGCGCTGGCCGAACTGGTGAGCGATCAGCTGCCCGCGACCCCCAGCCGCAAGGTGCCGGTGCAGTTTGGGGCTCGTCTGCTGAGCGGTGCCCTAGCCGGTGCTAGCCTGGGCGGCGGGGCGGGTGGTGCCCTGGGGGTCGGGCTAGTCGCAGGGGTAATCGGTGCTGTGATTGGCACCCTGGGCGGGGCGGCGGTTCGGACCCGGCTGGCCACCGCCCTGGGCCGTGACCTACCGGCGGCGCTGATCGAAGACGCCGTCGCCATTGGTGGAGCAATTTTAGTGGTGGGGCTGCTGCCGTGA
- a CDS encoding methyltransferase domain-containing protein: MTNVLYKKIQTFYDDSSGLWEQIWGEHMHHGYYGADGRQRKDRRQAQIDLIDECLAWAAVSQAEDILDCGCGIGGSALELASRFGARVTGVTLSPVQAQRATERAMAANLAGETAPRATFQVADALNTPFADHSFDLVWSMESGEHMPDKVAFLQECYRVLKPGGKLLMATWCHRPTTSLGGPLTWLEQRQLDWIYRVYGLPYVIALPDYEAIAQNCGFSQLKAADWSLAVAPFWDEVIASALSPEGLAGLIQAGPGTLQGALALGPMRQGLYSGLIRYGLLCAVR, encoded by the coding sequence ATGACCAATGTTTTGTACAAAAAGATTCAGACTTTCTACGACGACTCCTCGGGGCTGTGGGAGCAGATCTGGGGTGAACACATGCACCACGGCTACTACGGAGCCGACGGTCGCCAGCGCAAAGACCGCCGCCAGGCCCAGATCGATTTGATTGACGAGTGCTTAGCCTGGGCGGCGGTCAGCCAGGCGGAGGATATTCTCGACTGCGGCTGCGGCATCGGCGGCAGCGCCCTGGAGCTGGCCAGCCGGTTTGGGGCCAGGGTAACGGGCGTTACCCTCAGTCCGGTGCAGGCCCAGCGGGCTACCGAGCGGGCCATGGCGGCCAATTTAGCCGGAGAGACCGCCCCCAGGGCCACGTTTCAGGTAGCGGATGCCCTGAATACCCCGTTTGCTGACCACAGCTTTGACCTGGTGTGGTCGATGGAAAGCGGCGAACACATGCCCGATAAGGTGGCGTTCTTGCAGGAGTGCTACCGGGTGCTAAAGCCGGGGGGCAAGCTGCTGATGGCCACCTGGTGCCATCGTCCCACAACCTCCCTGGGCGGGCCGCTGACCTGGCTGGAGCAGCGGCAGCTCGACTGGATCTACCGTGTCTATGGCCTGCCCTACGTGATTGCTCTACCCGACTATGAGGCGATCGCCCAAAACTGCGGCTTTAGCCAGCTCAAGGCCGCCGACTGGTCGCTGGCGGTGGCCCCTTTTTGGGATGAGGTGATTGCCTCGGCGCTCAGCCCTGAGGGACTGGCAGGGTTGATTCAGGCGGGGCCTGGCACCCTGCAAGGGGCCTTGGCCCTGGGGCCAATGCGCCAGGGGCTGTACAGCGGTCTCATTCGCTACGGGCTGCTGTGCGCGGTGCGCTAG
- the rplL gene encoding 50S ribosomal protein L7/L12, whose product MSAKTDEILEQLKSLSLLEASELVKQIEEAFGVDASASAGGGMMMMAPGMMGGGAAAAAEPEEEKTEFDVVLEEVPADKKIAVLKVVRSLTGLGLKEAKELVEAAPKAVKEATTKDDAEDAKKQLEEAGGKVSVK is encoded by the coding sequence ATGTCTGCTAAAACTGATGAAATTCTCGAACAGCTAAAGTCTCTCTCTCTGCTAGAAGCTTCCGAGCTGGTCAAGCAAATTGAGGAAGCCTTTGGCGTTGACGCCTCTGCCTCCGCTGGCGGCGGCATGATGATGATGGCCCCCGGCATGATGGGTGGTGGTGCTGCGGCTGCGGCTGAGCCCGAAGAAGAGAAGACCGAATTTGACGTGGTGCTCGAAGAAGTGCCCGCCGACAAGAAAATCGCCGTTCTCAAGGTTGTGCGCAGCCTGACCGGTTTGGGTCTGAAGGAAGCCAAGGAACTGGTGGAAGCCGCTCCCAAGGCCGTTAAGGAAGCCACCACCAAAGACGATGCTGAAGATGCCAAGAAGCAGCTGGAAGAAGCGGGCGGCAAGGTCTCCGTCAAGTAA
- the rplK gene encoding 50S ribosomal protein L11 encodes MAKKVVALIKLAIPAGKANPAPPIGPALGQHGVNIMAFCKEYNARTQEKVGLVVPVEISVFEDRSFTFILKTPPASVLIKKAAGIERGSGEPRTKKVGSITRAQLKEIAETKMPDLNANDIDAAMNIVEGTARNMGVTVSD; translated from the coding sequence ATGGCTAAGAAAGTTGTAGCGCTGATTAAGCTGGCAATTCCTGCGGGGAAGGCCAACCCAGCTCCCCCCATTGGCCCAGCGCTGGGTCAGCACGGGGTCAATATCATGGCGTTCTGCAAAGAGTACAACGCCCGCACCCAGGAAAAGGTGGGTCTTGTCGTACCGGTTGAAATCTCGGTCTTTGAAGACCGCAGTTTTACCTTTATTCTCAAGACACCGCCCGCCTCGGTGCTAATCAAAAAAGCCGCCGGTATTGAGCGTGGTTCGGGTGAGCCCCGCACCAAAAAAGTGGGCTCCATCACCCGGGCTCAGCTCAAAGAGATCGCCGAGACCAAAATGCCTGACCTCAACGCCAACGACATTGATGCGGCTATGAATATCGTTGAGGGTACCGCCCGCAACATGGGTGTTACGGTGTCTGACTAG
- the rplA gene encoding 50S ribosomal protein L1, translating to MAKVSKRLREAQAKVEDRLYEPLEALELLKETATAKFVESAEAHIRLGIDPKYTDQQLRTTVILPKGTGQTIRVAVIAKGEKVAEATAAGADLVGSEELIDEIQKGMMDFDILIATPDVMPQVAKLGRQLGPRGLMPSPKGGTVTFDLPQAISEFKAGKLEFRADKTGIVHVMFGKADFSAEDLLINLKALQESVDRNRPSGAKGRYWRTVAIASTMGPSIRLDVNALRDFKLADMVSAQ from the coding sequence ATGGCTAAAGTATCCAAGCGCCTGCGCGAAGCCCAGGCTAAAGTAGAAGACCGCCTCTACGAGCCCCTGGAGGCCCTAGAGCTGCTCAAGGAAACCGCGACGGCTAAGTTTGTGGAGTCAGCCGAGGCCCACATTCGCCTGGGTATCGATCCCAAGTACACCGATCAGCAGCTGCGCACCACGGTTATTTTGCCGAAGGGTACCGGCCAAACCATCCGTGTGGCCGTCATTGCCAAGGGCGAAAAAGTGGCCGAGGCCACCGCCGCTGGCGCTGATCTGGTGGGTTCTGAAGAACTGATCGACGAAATTCAGAAGGGCATGATGGACTTTGACATCCTGATTGCCACTCCCGACGTCATGCCCCAGGTGGCCAAGCTGGGGCGGCAGCTTGGCCCCCGCGGCCTGATGCCCTCCCCCAAGGGTGGCACCGTGACCTTCGACCTGCCCCAGGCTATCAGCGAATTTAAAGCCGGTAAGCTAGAGTTTCGCGCCGACAAAACGGGCATCGTCCATGTTATGTTTGGCAAGGCCGACTTTAGCGCTGAGGATTTGCTGATCAACCTCAAAGCGCTGCAGGAGTCCGTTGACCGCAACCGTCCGTCTGGAGCAAAGGGCCGCTACTGGAGAACCGTAGCGATCGCCTCCACCATGGGGCCGTCTATTCGCCTCGACGTGAACGCCCTGCGCGACTTTAAACTGGCCGACATGGTTTCGGCCCAGTAA
- a CDS encoding TrkH family potassium uptake protein, with the protein MTVPRTICLGFLVLISVGTMLLLLPFATASGEWNDPLVALFTATSAVCVTGLIVVDTGSYFSPFGEAVILTLIQVGGLGYMTANTFLVLLLGRRLGLKERLAIQQSMDNTALAGGKSLVLSIIAMTMVFELTGLFCLYPVFSQDYGSGYGLWLSVFHSISAFNNAGFSLFEDSIVRYALNPWVNLVITLLVIMGGIGYQVIMEFLTWLRNRLAGNRCRNLFSLNFKIVTSTTVVLLVLGTLAFFVIEYPNPLTLGAADPQHKLLMAWFQSVIARTAGFNTIDIGAMGNASLFIMIALMFIGASPGSTGGGIKTTTIRILLAATRMALQGKEQVLCFRRQIPVSRVLKAIAVVVGSGLVVVSATALISISNPNLSFIKVFFEAVSAFATVGLSTGITADLSDFGKYIVIFTMYLGRVGVLLFMGALLGDPKPSAIQYPEEELLIG; encoded by the coding sequence ATGACGGTACCGCGCACCATATGCCTTGGTTTTTTAGTGCTGATCAGCGTGGGTACAATGCTGCTGCTGCTGCCCTTTGCCACCGCCAGTGGCGAGTGGAATGACCCCCTGGTAGCGCTGTTTACCGCTACCTCCGCCGTCTGCGTCACCGGCCTGATTGTAGTCGATACGGGCAGCTACTTTTCCCCTTTTGGCGAAGCGGTGATTCTCACCCTGATTCAGGTGGGGGGGTTAGGCTACATGACCGCCAACACCTTTTTGGTGCTGCTGCTGGGCCGCCGGCTGGGCCTCAAGGAGCGCCTGGCCATTCAGCAGTCGATGGATAATACTGCCCTGGCTGGGGGCAAGTCGCTGGTTCTCTCGATCATTGCCATGACCATGGTGTTTGAGCTGACGGGGCTGTTTTGCCTCTACCCCGTCTTTAGCCAAGACTACGGCTCGGGCTATGGGCTATGGCTCTCGGTGTTCCACAGCATTAGCGCCTTCAACAATGCTGGCTTTAGCCTGTTTGAGGACAGCATTGTACGCTACGCCCTCAACCCCTGGGTAAATCTTGTGATCACGCTCCTCGTGATCATGGGCGGCATCGGGTACCAGGTGATTATGGAATTTCTCACCTGGCTGCGCAATCGGCTGGCCGGCAATCGCTGCCGCAATTTGTTTTCCCTCAACTTCAAAATTGTGACCAGCACCACCGTCGTGCTGCTGGTGCTGGGTACCCTGGCTTTTTTTGTCATTGAGTACCCCAACCCCTTGACGCTGGGCGCGGCAGACCCCCAACACAAACTGCTGATGGCCTGGTTTCAGTCGGTGATTGCCCGCACGGCTGGGTTCAACACCATTGACATTGGGGCCATGGGCAACGCTTCGCTGTTTATCATGATTGCCCTGATGTTTATTGGGGCGAGCCCCGGCAGTACCGGAGGGGGCATTAAGACCACCACCATTCGTATTTTGCTAGCGGCCACTCGTATGGCGCTCCAGGGCAAGGAGCAGGTGCTCTGCTTTCGACGGCAGATACCGGTCAGCCGAGTGCTAAAGGCGATCGCCGTGGTTGTCGGGTCGGGCCTGGTGGTAGTCAGTGCCACGGCTCTAATCTCCATTAGCAACCCCAACTTGAGCTTCATTAAGGTCTTCTTTGAAGCGGTGTCGGCCTTTGCCACCGTAGGTCTGTCCACCGGCATTACGGCCGACCTTTCCGACTTTGGCAAGTACATCGTTATTTTCACCATGTACCTGGGGCGGGTGGGGGTACTGCTATTTATGGGTGCCCTGCTGGGCGATCCCAAGCCGTCGGCCATTCAATATCCCGAAGAAGAACTGCTAATTGGCTGA
- the secE gene encoding preprotein translocase subunit SecE: MVKKDAAVESKGKSSDAQGAEQGFSVGAFLQGTKEELGKVVWPSRQQLISESAAVILMVSLSATLIYLVDRLFGWVSGQVF; the protein is encoded by the coding sequence GTGGTTAAAAAAGACGCCGCAGTAGAGTCTAAGGGTAAGTCCTCAGACGCCCAGGGCGCTGAGCAGGGCTTCAGTGTAGGTGCCTTCCTGCAGGGCACTAAAGAAGAGCTGGGCAAGGTGGTTTGGCCCAGTCGGCAGCAGCTCATCAGTGAGTCAGCCGCCGTTATTCTGATGGTTAGCCTGTCCGCAACGCTAATTTATCTGGTGGATCGTCTGTTTGGGTGGGTTTCGGGGCAAGTATTCTAA